A DNA window from Sphingopyxis sp. CCNWLW2 contains the following coding sequences:
- a CDS encoding helix-turn-helix domain-containing protein codes for MRDIRMRQGLTQIAFARRFGLNIHTLRQWEQGLREPEGPARTYLAVIDRIPAAVASALETA; via the coding sequence GTGCGCGACATTCGAATGCGTCAGGGGCTGACGCAAATTGCATTCGCCCGGCGGTTTGGCCTGAACATCCATACGCTTCGCCAGTGGGAGCAGGGGCTCCGCGAGCCCGAAGGCCCGGCGCGCACCTACCTTGCCGTTATCGACCGCATTCCCGCCGCCGTCGCGAGCGCGCTGGAGACTGCCTGA
- a CDS encoding recombinase family protein — translation MTPKLRAALYLRVSTSKQAEQDVSIPDQRRQGEAYCESRGFDLVETYVEPGASATTDRRPEFQRMIEAGMAKPPRFDLIVVHSFSRFFRDHFELEFHVRKLARNGVKLVSITQEIGDDPVHVMMRQIMALFDEYQSKENAKHTLRAMKENARQGFWNGAQPPIGYRLVLAEQRGLRAKKKLEIDPLHAETVRLMFRLANVGDGDGPLGVKSIAHYLNSRGMFTRSGGRWGVGTVHQILTRRSYMGVHEFNRIAKGGRVNPDAEVITMPVPPLVDPELYDAVQARLQSRRPDRMNPALAGTATLLTGILRCAACGGAMTVMTGKRGRYRYYSCGNRRRQGPTSCAGQPVRLDHLDEVMSRFVEDRLLDAVEMEAILEALLDRKRTRVAERQHHIGELNRRAAEAQQRLSRLYEAIENGVADPADADLAGRIDSLKAARDLANAEAAKAGDVLKASGIGAVSPETLAEFTMRARKRVRAGGPKQRRDLLHRFVQRIEVHDRLIRVGGKRESLLKTVVSLGSEDGSGQVPSAVLKWLPG, via the coding sequence ATGACCCCTAAGTTGCGCGCGGCGCTCTATCTTCGCGTCTCGACCTCCAAGCAGGCCGAGCAGGACGTCTCGATCCCCGATCAACGCCGTCAGGGCGAGGCCTATTGCGAATCGCGTGGGTTCGATCTCGTCGAGACCTACGTCGAGCCTGGCGCTTCGGCGACGACCGATCGCCGCCCGGAATTCCAGCGTATGATCGAGGCCGGGATGGCAAAACCGCCGCGGTTCGACCTGATCGTCGTTCACTCGTTCAGCCGCTTCTTTCGCGATCATTTCGAGCTCGAATTTCATGTCCGCAAGCTCGCCAGGAATGGCGTCAAGCTCGTGTCGATCACCCAGGAAATCGGTGACGACCCGGTCCATGTCATGATGCGTCAGATCATGGCGCTGTTCGACGAATATCAGTCGAAAGAGAATGCCAAGCATACGCTGCGGGCGATGAAGGAAAACGCCCGGCAGGGATTCTGGAACGGCGCTCAGCCACCCATTGGCTATCGCCTCGTGCTGGCCGAGCAGCGCGGCTTGCGCGCAAAGAAGAAGCTGGAAATCGATCCGCTCCACGCGGAGACCGTCCGGCTGATGTTTCGCCTCGCGAATGTGGGCGATGGCGACGGACCGCTCGGCGTCAAATCGATTGCCCACTATCTCAACTCGAGAGGAATGTTCACGCGCTCGGGCGGACGCTGGGGTGTGGGGACCGTCCATCAAATTCTGACCCGGCGCAGCTATATGGGCGTGCACGAATTCAATCGCATCGCGAAAGGCGGCCGCGTGAATCCGGACGCGGAGGTGATCACGATGCCGGTGCCGCCGCTCGTAGACCCGGAACTCTACGACGCCGTGCAGGCGCGCCTTCAGTCGCGCCGTCCCGACAGGATGAATCCGGCATTGGCGGGGACCGCCACTCTTCTGACGGGCATACTTCGCTGCGCTGCGTGCGGCGGCGCAATGACGGTGATGACCGGAAAGCGCGGACGCTACCGTTATTACTCTTGCGGCAATCGCCGCCGCCAGGGCCCGACTTCCTGTGCCGGCCAGCCTGTCCGCCTTGATCATCTGGACGAGGTCATGTCGCGCTTTGTCGAGGATCGCTTGCTGGACGCGGTCGAGATGGAAGCGATTCTGGAAGCGCTGCTCGATCGAAAGCGCACGCGGGTGGCGGAACGCCAGCATCATATCGGCGAATTGAACCGGCGCGCTGCGGAGGCGCAGCAGCGATTGAGCCGACTTTACGAGGCGATCGAGAACGGCGTCGCCGACCCAGCCGACGCCGATCTGGCCGGACGGATAGATTCGTTGAAAGCAGCGCGCGATCTGGCGAATGCAGAAGCGGCCAAGGCGGGAGATGTCCTCAAAGCGTCAGGCATCGGCGCGGTATCGCCGGAGACCCTCGCTGAATTCACAATGCGCGCCCGGAAACGTGTGCGTGCCGGCGGTCCGAAGCAGCGCCGGGACCTGCTGCACCGGTTCGTCCAGAGAATCGAAGTTCACGACCGACTGATAAGGGTCGGAGGAAAACGAGAGTCGCTGCTGAAAACGGTGGTTTCGCTAGGAAGTGAAGACGGCAGTGGGCAAGTGCCCTCTGCTGTACTGAAATGGCTCCCCGGGTAG